The Punica granatum isolate Tunisia-2019 chromosome 4, ASM765513v2, whole genome shotgun sequence genome has a window encoding:
- the LOC116205145 gene encoding uncharacterized protein LOC116205145, producing the protein MAEKVTKMLIKVDLQCSKCYRKIKKVLCKFPQIRDQIYDEKQNTVMITVVCCSPEKIKQKICCKAGDTILGIEIIPDKPKPPEKPKEPEKPKQPEKPKEPEKPKQPDKPKEPEKPKQPEKPKEPEKPKQPEKPKEPEKPKEPEKPKEPEKPKQPEKPKEPEKPKQPEKPKEPPKGKPDPCPPMPQPPYGYPPIYGVGICCCQPCYTGCGPCCHGYGRPPPMCYDGWGRPAYECQAGNPNYYVSRCDYFNEENASGCTIM; encoded by the exons ATGGCGGAGAAG GTCACGAAAATGTTGATAAAGGTGGACCTTCAGTGCTCGAAATGCTACCGGAAGATCAAGAAGGTTCTCTGCAAATTCCCTC AAATCCGGGACCAGATTTACGATGAGAAGCAGAACACGGTGATGATAACGGTGGTGTGCTGCAGCCCTGAGAAGATCAAGCAGAAGATATGCTGCAAGGCAGGGGATACCATTCTGGGCATTGAGATCATCCCGGACAAGCCCAAACCGCCCGAAAAGCCCAAGGAGCCCGAAAAGCCCAAGCAGCCGGAGAAGCCCAAGGAGCCCGAGAAGCCCAAGCAGCCAGACAAGCCCAAGGAGCCGGAGAAGCCCAAGCAGCCCGAGAAGCCCAAGGAGCCGGAGAAGCCAAAGCAACCCGAGAAGCCCAAGGAGCCCGAGAAGCCCAAGGAGCCCGAGAAACCCAAGGAACCCGAGAAGCCAAAGCAGCCCGAAAAGCCCAAGGAACCCGAGAAGCCAAAGCAGCCCGAAAAGCCCAAGGAGCCGCCCAAGGGAAAGCCAGATCCATGCCCTCCGATGCCTCAACCACCTTACGGATATCCACCTATTTATGGAGTTGGGATATGCTGTTGCCAACCATGTTACACGGGGTGTGGCCCGTGCTGCCATGGATATGGCAGGCCTCCCCCGATGTGCTATGACGGATGGGGAAGACCAGCTTATGAGTGCCAGGCGGGAAATCCCAATTATTATGTGAGTCGTTGCGACTACTTTAATGAAGAAAATGCCTCAGgatgcaccatcatgtaa